A portion of the Panulirus ornatus isolate Po-2019 chromosome 43, ASM3632096v1, whole genome shotgun sequence genome contains these proteins:
- the LOC139762449 gene encoding uncharacterized protein — protein sequence MKLVVLVSLLVAAAESSSPRPYSYGPSGGGCRNGEVLNIDGTCVLPKVSQQVFVFTAPEQPPVVGPPPVIPPPEIITKFLFIRAPEPAPPLEPLIVGPPTEKSVVYVLHKSEANQGQRVIQVPQPPPTQPEVYYVNYRDGENPVLPNGVDLQSALGAAAPGGGQLVGGGGGGVGFGGGGPGFGGGAGSGGFVGGVGSVGGGGFVGGGDFSDEVVFSGGGGNGAFGGNLPSGLYQTP from the exons ATGAAGCTTGTG GTCCTAGTGTCGCTGCTGGTGGCCGCGGCGGAATCCTCCAGCCCTCGGCCTTACTCCTACGGCCCCTCAGGAGGCGGCTGCAGGAATGGAGAAGTCCTCAACATCGACGGGACCTGCGTCCTCCCTAAAGTCTCGCAGCAGGTCTTCGTGTTCACAGCGCCCGAGCAGCCTCCTGTGGTCGGCCCTCCTCCCGTTATTCCACCGCCGGAGATAATCACTAAATTCTTGTTCATTCGCGCTCCGGAGCCAGCGCCTCCACTAGAACCTCTCATCGTGGGACCGCCTACGGAGAAGAGTGTTGTGTACGTCCTTCACAAGAGTGAGGCGAATCAGGGCCAGAGGGTCATCCAGGTTCCCCAGCCGCCACCCACACAACCGGAGGTGTACTACGTCAACTACAGAGACGGCGAAAACCCCGTCCTGCCCAACGGCGTCGACCTCCAGAGTGCTCTCGGCGCCGCCGCACCCGGCGGTGGCCAGCTTGTGGGCGGCGGAGGTGGTGGCGTCGGCTTCGGAGGTGGTGGCCCCGGCTTCGGAGGTGGAGCTGGCAGTGGCGGctttgttggtggtgtgggtagtgtgggtggtggtggttttgtcgGTGGTGGCGACTTCAGCGATGAGGTCGTCTTCAGCGGCGGTGGCGGCAACGGGGCGTTCGGAGGCAACCTTCCCTCCGGCCTATACCAAACACCCTAG